A single region of the Streptomyces vilmorinianum genome encodes:
- a CDS encoding LOG family protein, with the protein MTRPHEREIHTPTEFDAAVNRGSLVGYRIQSVDLTDHTFALLSAPTTGAVFLGCPMQPEAAAKVRADGALVFPPVPDLPFDPYRARLYSPDELFDHVQDEGYGATPDALAYDWFQRTKADGDIFASMLRSVHDDAISDALDELLAGARVVGVMGGHAMGRGTDAYAGAARLGRSLARAGLTVATGGGPGAMEAANLGAYAAPLADAVLDEALELLAKAPSFVPSVTEWARAAFEVRARWPRGGDSVGIPTWFYGHEPPNPFAGHIAKYFANATREDGLLARCDAGVVFLPGAAGTVQEIFDATTPNFYESRGEPTPMVLVNRAHWTERLPAWPLLRALASERPMAARIALVDSVDEAPEALARLAAEQA; encoded by the coding sequence TCCAGTCCGTGGACCTCACCGACCACACCTTCGCCCTGCTCTCCGCCCCCACCACCGGCGCCGTCTTCCTCGGCTGCCCCATGCAGCCCGAGGCCGCCGCCAAGGTCCGCGCCGACGGCGCGCTGGTCTTCCCGCCCGTGCCGGACCTGCCGTTCGACCCGTACCGCGCCCGGCTCTACTCCCCCGACGAACTGTTCGACCACGTCCAGGACGAGGGGTACGGGGCGACCCCCGACGCCCTCGCGTACGACTGGTTCCAGCGGACGAAGGCCGACGGCGACATCTTCGCGTCGATGCTCCGCTCCGTCCACGACGACGCGATCTCCGACGCCCTCGACGAACTCCTCGCCGGCGCCCGGGTCGTCGGCGTCATGGGCGGGCACGCGATGGGGCGTGGCACCGACGCGTACGCCGGTGCGGCACGGCTCGGTCGCTCGCTGGCCCGCGCCGGTCTCACCGTGGCGACGGGCGGCGGCCCCGGTGCGATGGAGGCGGCGAACCTCGGCGCGTACGCCGCCCCGCTCGCCGACGCCGTCCTCGACGAGGCGCTCGAACTCCTCGCCAAGGCACCGTCGTTCGTCCCGTCCGTCACCGAGTGGGCGCGCGCCGCGTTCGAGGTGCGGGCGCGGTGGCCGCGGGGCGGCGACTCGGTCGGCATCCCGACCTGGTTCTACGGGCACGAGCCGCCGAACCCGTTCGCCGGCCACATCGCGAAGTACTTCGCCAACGCCACCCGCGAGGACGGCCTGCTCGCCCGCTGCGACGCGGGCGTGGTCTTCCTGCCGGGCGCCGCGGGCACGGTCCAGGAGATCTTCGACGCCACCACCCCGAACTTCTACGAGTCCCGGGGAGAGCCCACCCCCATGGTCCTGGTGAACCGCGCCCACTGGACCGAGCGGCTGCCCGCCTGGCCGCTGCTCCGGGCGCTCGCGTCGGAGCGCCCGATGGCGGCCCGTATCGCCCTGGTCGACTCGGTGGACGAGGCACCGGAGGCCCTGGCGCGCCTGGCGGCCGAACAGGCGTAG
- a CDS encoding ABC transporter permease yields MTAAVTTPVQKAADAAPVHPERRLLQHRVGRRLLPLAAAAVVLVPLGLLLAGTGGWPAALTVDVSAPLDDANQWVIDNRDTHPLFLYFLLHLSNTATDAVDAVFRLLSGMGWLGVLAAVGVLGSRAAGLGRRGLKIAATALAAFGVCGLLGMWDATLLTLALMIVSVTCAALLGVLIGLAAGLSDRVDRALRPVLDTMQVLPAFAYLLPFVLIFGTGTPAALFCTVIYAAPPMARLTALGLRGADPAVLEASTSLGANAGQRLLTARLPLARKQMLLGLNQTIMMALSMVVIAALVGAGGLGEEVYSALSTVDVGKALAAGIPIVLLAVWLDRTTAAVGDRIGRSATGGGPLHGRVGWAVALGAVGAVVLAGTALGRSWPADWTVDFSTPVNQAQDWVTTHLTSGVPVLGGTDVWSENFTLWILNPLRDGLLWLPWWSLLLVVALLARLVGGWITALTATAAMAAIGVLGVWEKSLDTLSQVIAALVLTLFAGVLAGVLCGRAGRLERLLRPVLDAMQTMPQFVYLIPVVALFGVTRASAIIAAVVYALPAVVRITTQGMREVEPAAMEAARSLGASTRQQILQVQLPLARPALQLAVNQGVVLVLAVVVVGGLVGGGALGYDVVKGLSRGEMGLGMTAGVAIVCLGLVLDRITQPARRKPTP; encoded by the coding sequence ATGACAGCGGCCGTCACCACCCCCGTACAGAAGGCGGCCGACGCCGCACCGGTCCATCCGGAGCGGCGACTGCTGCAGCACCGCGTCGGCCGCCGGCTCCTGCCGCTCGCCGCCGCCGCGGTGGTGCTCGTGCCGCTGGGGCTGCTCCTCGCGGGCACCGGCGGCTGGCCCGCCGCGCTCACGGTCGACGTCTCCGCCCCGCTCGACGACGCCAACCAGTGGGTCATCGACAACCGCGACACGCACCCCCTCTTCCTCTACTTCCTCCTCCACCTCTCCAACACCGCCACGGACGCGGTCGACGCCGTCTTCCGGCTGCTGAGCGGCATGGGCTGGCTCGGTGTCCTCGCCGCCGTGGGTGTCCTCGGCTCGCGGGCCGCCGGCCTCGGGCGGCGCGGTCTGAAGATCGCGGCGACCGCGCTGGCCGCCTTCGGCGTCTGCGGGCTCCTCGGCATGTGGGACGCGACGCTGCTCACCCTCGCGCTGATGATCGTCTCCGTGACCTGCGCCGCGCTGCTCGGCGTGCTGATCGGCCTCGCCGCCGGTCTGTCCGACCGGGTCGACCGGGCGCTGCGACCGGTGCTCGACACGATGCAGGTGCTGCCCGCGTTCGCGTACCTGCTGCCCTTCGTACTGATCTTCGGCACCGGTACGCCCGCCGCGCTGTTCTGCACGGTGATCTACGCCGCCCCGCCGATGGCCCGGCTCACGGCGCTCGGCCTGCGCGGCGCCGACCCCGCCGTACTGGAGGCGTCCACGTCGCTCGGCGCGAACGCCGGCCAGCGGCTGCTGACCGCCCGGCTGCCGCTCGCCCGCAAGCAGATGCTCCTCGGCCTCAACCAGACGATCATGATGGCCCTGTCGATGGTCGTCATCGCCGCGCTCGTCGGCGCCGGCGGCCTCGGCGAGGAGGTCTACTCGGCGCTCTCCACCGTCGACGTCGGCAAGGCCCTGGCCGCCGGCATCCCCATCGTGCTGCTCGCGGTCTGGCTGGACCGTACGACCGCGGCGGTCGGCGACCGCATCGGCCGCAGCGCCACCGGCGGCGGCCCGCTGCACGGACGCGTCGGCTGGGCGGTCGCGCTCGGCGCCGTCGGCGCCGTCGTCCTGGCGGGCACGGCGCTCGGCAGGAGCTGGCCGGCGGACTGGACCGTCGATTTCTCCACCCCCGTCAACCAGGCGCAGGACTGGGTCACCACGCACCTGACCTCCGGGGTGCCGGTCCTCGGCGGCACGGACGTCTGGTCCGAGAACTTCACGCTGTGGATCCTCAACCCGCTGCGCGACGGACTGCTGTGGCTGCCCTGGTGGTCCCTGCTGCTGGTGGTCGCGCTCCTGGCCCGGCTGGTCGGCGGCTGGATCACGGCGCTGACCGCGACGGCCGCCATGGCGGCGATCGGCGTCCTCGGCGTCTGGGAGAAGTCCCTGGACACCCTCTCCCAGGTGATCGCGGCCCTCGTCCTCACGCTCTTCGCCGGCGTGCTCGCGGGTGTGCTGTGCGGCCGGGCCGGGCGTCTCGAACGCCTGCTGCGGCCCGTCCTGGACGCGATGCAGACGATGCCGCAGTTCGTGTACCTCATCCCGGTGGTCGCGCTCTTCGGCGTGACCCGCGCCTCGGCGATCATCGCGGCCGTCGTGTACGCACTGCCGGCCGTCGTCCGCATCACCACCCAGGGGATGCGCGAGGTCGAACCGGCGGCGATGGAGGCCGCCCGCTCGCTCGGCGCCTCGACCCGCCAGCAGATCCTCCAGGTCCAGCTGCCGCTTGCCCGGCCCGCGCTCCAGCTCGCCGTCAACCAGGGCGTCGTGCTTGTCCTCGCCGTGGTCGTCGTCGGCGGCCTCGTCGGCGGCGGCGCGCTCGGTTACGACGTCGTCAAGGGCCTCTCCCGCGGCGAGATGGGCCTCGGCATGACGGCCGGTGTCGCGATCGTGTGCCTCGGCCTCGTCCTGGACCGGATCACGCAGCCGGCGCGGCGCAAGCCCACCCCCTGA
- a CDS encoding ABC transporter substrate-binding protein — MDTTRTTRAHRITRTATAVVGALGVLTLSACGAADTGKSQNAGAQGKTVKLTVPSWVGAQANTAVAAHILEKELGYTVKSQQMGEVLAWDALSKGDIDAIMEDWGHPKEEKQYVETKKTVVKGGDLGVTGHIGWYVPKYFADAHPDVTDWKNLNKYAKDFRTAESGDKGELLEGSPDYVTNDDAIIKNLKLDLKTNYAGSEAAQITAIQKYAKEKKPFLTYWWTPQWLNAQVEMVEVKLPEYKEGCDAEPAKVACAYPHTPLQKFLNADFAKNGGEAAEFLKNFRWTTEQQNEVAQMIAGDKMSPEAAAKKWVDANESTWKAWLPK; from the coding sequence ATGGACACGACCCGTACGACCCGAGCCCACCGCATCACCCGCACGGCCACCGCGGTCGTGGGTGCCCTCGGCGTCCTCACGCTCAGCGCGTGCGGCGCCGCGGACACCGGCAAGAGCCAGAACGCCGGAGCCCAGGGCAAGACCGTGAAACTGACCGTCCCCTCCTGGGTCGGCGCGCAGGCCAACACGGCCGTGGCCGCGCACATCCTGGAGAAGGAGCTGGGCTACACGGTCAAGAGCCAGCAGATGGGTGAGGTCCTCGCCTGGGACGCGCTGTCGAAGGGCGACATCGACGCGATCATGGAGGACTGGGGTCACCCCAAGGAGGAGAAGCAGTACGTCGAGACGAAGAAGACCGTCGTCAAGGGCGGCGACCTCGGCGTCACCGGGCACATCGGCTGGTACGTGCCGAAGTACTTCGCGGACGCGCACCCCGACGTCACGGACTGGAAGAACCTCAACAAGTACGCCAAGGACTTCAGAACGGCGGAGAGCGGCGACAAGGGGGAGCTCCTGGAGGGCTCGCCCGACTACGTCACCAACGACGACGCGATCATCAAGAACCTGAAGCTGGACCTGAAGACCAACTACGCGGGCTCCGAGGCCGCGCAGATCACCGCGATCCAGAAGTACGCCAAGGAGAAGAAGCCCTTCCTGACGTACTGGTGGACCCCGCAGTGGCTGAACGCGCAGGTCGAGATGGTCGAGGTCAAGCTGCCCGAGTACAAGGAGGGCTGTGACGCGGAGCCGGCGAAGGTGGCCTGCGCCTACCCCCACACGCCGCTGCAGAAGTTCCTCAACGCCGACTTCGCCAAGAACGGCGGCGAGGCGGCCGAGTTCCTGAAGAACTTCAGGTGGACGACCGAGCAGCAGAACGAGGTCGCCCAGATGATCGCCGGCGACAAGATGTCGCCGGAGGCCGCCGCCAAGAAGTGGGTCGACGCCAACGAGTCGACGTGGAAGGCGTGGCTGCCGAAGTAA
- a CDS encoding ABC transporter ATP-binding protein, with product MLTIEDATVRFGERAVLDSVDLEVAEHEIVCVLGPSGSGKSTLLRAVAGLQRLDGGRVLLGGADQAGVPVHRRGVGLMFQDHQLFPQRDVGGNVAFGLRMRPLGPGGPGEAPWRAKGEREERVRELLELVGLPGAGRRAVASLSGGEQQRVALARALAPRPRLLMLDEPLGQLDRGLRERLVVELRRLFGQLGTTVLAVTHDQGEAFALADRVVVMRDGKIAQSGTPLEVWQRPVSEFVARFLGFDNVVAGTVSGGAADTAWGKIPVPDGSPQGEAKLLVRPGGVRLGAPADGLACTVEARTFRGTHVAVLLRPVEGPALEAECPLRGAPEEGAEVGVTFEAEEVVVLAGD from the coding sequence ATGCTGACGATCGAGGACGCGACCGTACGGTTCGGGGAGCGGGCCGTGCTGGACTCGGTGGACCTGGAGGTCGCCGAGCACGAGATCGTGTGCGTGCTCGGGCCGAGCGGCAGTGGAAAGTCCACGCTGCTGCGGGCCGTCGCCGGACTGCAGAGGCTGGACGGCGGCCGGGTGCTGCTCGGCGGCGCCGACCAGGCCGGGGTGCCGGTGCACCGGCGCGGGGTGGGCCTGATGTTCCAGGACCACCAGCTCTTCCCGCAGCGGGACGTGGGCGGCAACGTCGCCTTCGGGCTGCGCATGCGTCCCCTCGGCCCTGGCGGGCCCGGGGAGGCCCCATGGCGCGCCAAGGGCGAACGAGAAGAGCGGGTACGGGAGTTGCTGGAGCTCGTCGGACTGCCGGGGGCCGGGCGGCGGGCCGTCGCCTCGCTCTCCGGCGGTGAGCAGCAGCGCGTGGCCCTCGCCCGCGCGCTCGCCCCGCGGCCCCGGCTGCTGATGCTGGACGAGCCGCTCGGACAGCTCGACCGCGGACTGCGGGAGCGGCTCGTGGTCGAACTGCGCCGGCTCTTCGGACAGTTGGGCACGACCGTGCTCGCCGTCACCCACGACCAGGGGGAGGCGTTCGCGCTCGCCGACCGGGTCGTGGTGATGCGGGACGGCAAGATCGCCCAGTCCGGGACACCGCTGGAGGTCTGGCAGCGGCCGGTCTCCGAGTTCGTGGCCCGCTTCCTCGGCTTCGACAACGTGGTGGCGGGGACCGTCAGTGGCGGCGCCGCGGACACGGCGTGGGGCAAGATCCCGGTGCCGGACGGCTCCCCCCAGGGCGAGGCGAAGCTCCTCGTACGCCCGGGCGGCGTGCGCCTCGGAGCCCCGGCGGACGGCCTGGCCTGCACGGTCGAGGCCCGCACCTTCCGCGGCACCCACGTCGCCGTCCTCCTCCGCCCGGTCGAGGGCCCCGCCCTGGAGGCGGAGTGCCCGCTGAGGGGCGCGCCGGAGGAAGGCGCGGAGGTCGGGGTGACGTTCGAGGCCGAGGAGGTCGTGGTGCTGGCGGGGGACTAG
- a CDS encoding GMC family oxidoreductase, translating to MGNTLNTKNTTHSTDTDTYDYVVVGGGTAGSVIAHRLTADPGVTVAVIEGGPSDVDRPEVLTLRRWLGLLGGELDYDYPTTAQPRGNSHIRHSRARVLGGCSSHNTLIAFKPLPSDWDEWADAGADGWGAAAMDPYYDKLLNNIVPVDEKDRNAIARDFVDAARTALGVPRVEGFNKKPFHEGAGFFDLAYHPEDNKRSSASVAYLHPVMDERANLHLMLETWAYRLEFEGARARGVHVRTKDGTERLVQARREVIVCAGAVDTPRLLLHSGVGPKRDLEALGIPVVHDLPGVGENLLDHPESVIVWETNGPIPENSAMDSDAGLFVRRDPEFQGPDLMFHFYQIPFTDNPERIGYERPAHGVSMTPNIPKPRSRGRLYLTSADPEVKPALDFRYFTDEDDYDGRTLVDGIRIAREIAKTEPLAGWLKREVCPGPEVTGDEELSAYARQVAHTVYHPAGTCRMGEAEDEGAVVSPDLRVRGLDGIRIADASVFPTMPAVNPMVMVLMVGEKCADLLEVPTR from the coding sequence ATGGGCAACACCCTGAACACGAAGAACACCACGCACTCCACGGACACCGACACGTACGACTACGTCGTCGTCGGCGGCGGCACCGCCGGTTCCGTCATCGCCCACCGCCTCACCGCCGACCCCGGCGTCACCGTCGCCGTCATCGAGGGCGGCCCGTCCGACGTCGACCGGCCCGAGGTGCTGACCCTGCGCCGCTGGCTCGGCCTCCTCGGCGGCGAGCTCGACTACGACTACCCCACCACCGCGCAGCCGCGCGGCAACTCCCACATCCGGCACAGCCGCGCGCGCGTGCTCGGCGGCTGCTCGTCGCACAACACGCTCATCGCGTTCAAGCCGCTGCCGTCCGACTGGGACGAGTGGGCGGACGCCGGGGCCGACGGCTGGGGCGCGGCCGCCATGGACCCGTACTACGACAAGCTCCTCAACAACATCGTCCCCGTCGACGAGAAGGACCGGAACGCGATCGCCCGCGACTTCGTCGACGCCGCGCGGACGGCGCTCGGCGTGCCGCGCGTCGAGGGCTTCAACAAGAAGCCGTTCCACGAGGGCGCCGGCTTCTTCGACCTCGCGTACCACCCGGAGGACAACAAGCGCTCCTCCGCCTCCGTCGCGTACCTCCACCCCGTCATGGACGAGCGCGCCAACCTCCACCTGATGCTGGAGACCTGGGCGTACCGGCTGGAGTTCGAAGGCGCCCGGGCGCGCGGCGTCCATGTCCGCACCAAGGACGGCACGGAGCGGCTCGTCCAGGCGCGGCGCGAAGTCATCGTCTGCGCGGGCGCCGTGGACACCCCGCGGCTGCTGCTGCACTCCGGCGTCGGACCGAAGCGGGACCTGGAGGCCCTCGGCATCCCCGTCGTCCACGACCTGCCGGGTGTCGGCGAGAACCTCCTCGACCACCCCGAGTCGGTCATCGTCTGGGAGACGAACGGACCCATCCCCGAGAACTCGGCCATGGACAGCGACGCCGGGCTCTTCGTCCGCCGCGACCCCGAATTCCAGGGCCCGGACCTGATGTTCCACTTCTACCAGATCCCGTTCACCGACAACCCGGAGCGGATCGGCTACGAACGCCCCGCCCACGGCGTGTCGATGACGCCGAACATCCCCAAGCCGCGCAGCCGCGGCCGCCTCTACCTGACGAGCGCCGACCCCGAGGTGAAGCCCGCGCTGGACTTCCGCTACTTCACCGACGAGGACGACTACGACGGCCGCACCCTCGTCGACGGCATCCGCATCGCCCGCGAGATCGCCAAGACCGAGCCGCTCGCCGGCTGGCTGAAGCGCGAGGTCTGCCCCGGGCCCGAGGTGACCGGCGACGAGGAACTCAGCGCGTACGCCCGCCAGGTCGCCCACACCGTCTACCACCCCGCCGGCACCTGCCGCATGGGTGAGGCGGAGGACGAAGGCGCCGTGGTCTCCCCGGACCTGCGGGTGCGGGGCCTCGACGGCATCCGGATCGCCGACGCGTCCGTGTTCCCCACCATGCCCGCCGTGAACCCGATGGTCATGGTGCTGATGGTCGGCGAGAAATGCGCCGACCTCCTGGAGGTGCCGACCCGATGA
- a CDS encoding ABC transporter permease, with protein MVVPVAFFALFFAWPVASIVERGLRVDGAWQFGRFGETLSRPEILDVLWFTLWQALASTALTLVIALPGAYVFARFDFPGKGLLRAVVTVPFVMPTVMVGTAFLALVGRGGLLDELWGVRLDTTVWAILLAHVFFNYAVVVRTVGGLWAQLDPRQEEAARVLGASRWTAWRTVTLPALGPSVAAAALMVFLFTAGSFAVVQILGGPAYSTLETEIYRQTVDRFDLTTAAVLTMVQFVAVGAVLAVHARTVRRRETALKLVAPEQTSRRPRGAGQWVLFGGVLVSIVLLLVLPLGVLVERSFDTPEGYGLDYYRALQSVDPSGTFLVPMADTIRNSLQYALVATAIALVIGGLAAAALTRRAGRLVRGFDALLMLPLGVSAVTVGFGFLITLDEPPLDLRASWILVPLAQALVGVPFVVRTMLPVLRAVDERLREAAAVLGASPLRAWREVDLPLVRRALLIAAGFAFAVSLGEFGATVFIARPDHPTLPVAVARLLGRPGELNYGQAMALSTILMVVCAVALLLLERLRTDRTSGEF; from the coding sequence ATGGTCGTGCCCGTCGCCTTCTTCGCGCTGTTCTTCGCCTGGCCCGTCGCCTCGATCGTCGAGCGCGGGCTCAGGGTCGACGGGGCGTGGCAGTTCGGCCGGTTCGGCGAGACGCTCAGCCGGCCGGAGATCCTCGACGTCCTCTGGTTCACGCTGTGGCAGGCGCTCGCCTCCACCGCGCTGACCCTGGTGATCGCGCTGCCCGGGGCGTACGTCTTCGCGCGCTTCGACTTCCCCGGCAAGGGGCTGCTGCGCGCGGTCGTCACCGTCCCCTTCGTGATGCCGACCGTCATGGTCGGCACGGCGTTCCTGGCGCTCGTCGGGCGCGGCGGGCTCCTCGACGAGCTGTGGGGCGTCCGCCTCGACACCACCGTCTGGGCGATCCTCCTCGCCCATGTGTTCTTCAATTACGCCGTCGTCGTACGGACCGTCGGCGGCCTGTGGGCGCAGCTCGACCCGCGCCAGGAGGAGGCCGCCCGGGTCCTGGGCGCCTCCCGGTGGACCGCCTGGCGGACCGTGACCCTGCCCGCGCTCGGCCCGTCGGTCGCCGCGGCCGCGCTGATGGTGTTCCTCTTCACCGCCGGATCCTTCGCCGTCGTCCAGATCCTCGGCGGACCGGCGTACTCCACCCTGGAGACGGAGATCTACCGGCAGACGGTCGACCGCTTCGACCTGACGACGGCCGCCGTGCTCACGATGGTCCAGTTCGTGGCCGTCGGCGCGGTCCTCGCCGTGCACGCCCGGACCGTGCGCCGGCGGGAGACGGCGCTCAAGCTCGTCGCGCCCGAACAGACCTCGCGCCGCCCCAGGGGCGCCGGGCAGTGGGTGCTCTTCGGGGGCGTCCTCGTCTCCATCGTGCTGCTGCTCGTGCTGCCGCTCGGTGTGCTCGTCGAGCGGTCCTTCGACACCCCCGAGGGGTACGGGCTCGACTACTACCGGGCCCTGCAGTCGGTGGACCCCTCCGGCACCTTCCTCGTGCCCATGGCGGACACGATCCGGAACTCGCTCCAGTACGCGCTGGTCGCCACCGCCATCGCCCTCGTCATCGGCGGCCTCGCGGCGGCGGCCCTCACCCGGCGGGCCGGGCGGCTCGTGCGCGGCTTCGACGCGCTGCTGATGCTGCCGCTCGGGGTCTCCGCCGTCACCGTCGGCTTCGGCTTCCTCATCACCCTGGACGAGCCGCCGCTCGACCTGCGGGCGAGCTGGATCCTCGTGCCGCTCGCGCAGGCGCTGGTCGGCGTCCCCTTCGTCGTACGGACGATGCTGCCCGTGCTGCGGGCGGTCGACGAGCGGCTGCGGGAGGCCGCGGCCGTGCTCGGCGCTTCGCCGCTGCGGGCCTGGCGCGAGGTCGACCTGCCACTGGTGCGGCGGGCGCTGCTCATCGCGGCCGGGTTCGCCTTCGCCGTGTCGCTGGGCGAGTTCGGCGCTACCGTCTTCATCGCCCGGCCCGACCACCCGACGCTGCCGGTCGCCGTCGCCCGCCTCCTCGGCCGGCCCGGCGAGCTCAACTACGGCCAGGCCATGGCCCTTTCGACGATTCTGATGGTGGTGTGCGCGGTGGCTCTGCTGCTGCTCGAACGGCTCCGCACCGACCGGACCTCCGGGGAGTTCTGA
- a CDS encoding aldehyde dehydrogenase family protein, with protein MSEQHTIHVGGLWRPAAAGATRAVLDPADATTLAIVAEGGVEDTDAAIAAAVEAFGNGRGEWPTTPVAERAALLRRVADLLQRDREAIGLLESRDAGKTLEEGRVDVDCVTDAFRYFADLVVNESGGRVVDAGTPDVHSVVVHEPVGVCALITPWNYPLLQASWKIAPALAAGNTFVLKPSEITPLTTVALIRLLVEAGLPAGVANLVTGAGDPVGARMSEHPDVDLVSFTGGLASGTKVMRAAADSVKKVALELGGKNPNVVFADACATEEGFDTAVDQALNAAFIHSGQVCSAGSRLIVEESLRERFVAELARRAEKIRIGRGTDKGVECGPLVSARQRERTEEYVASALAEGAVLRAGGERPRGEAYGDGYFYRPTVLDRCHRSMRVVREEVFGPVLTVETFRTEEEAVALANDTEYGLAGAVWTADAGRARRVAGRLRHGTVWINDFHPYLPQAEWGGFGKSGIGRELGPAGLAEYRESKHVYQNLAPRPVRWFAG; from the coding sequence GTGTCAGAACAACACACCATCCATGTGGGCGGGTTGTGGCGCCCCGCCGCCGCCGGTGCCACGCGCGCCGTCCTCGACCCCGCCGACGCCACCACCCTCGCGATCGTCGCGGAGGGCGGGGTCGAGGACACCGACGCCGCGATCGCCGCCGCCGTCGAGGCGTTCGGCAACGGCCGGGGCGAGTGGCCGACGACGCCCGTCGCGGAGCGGGCGGCACTGCTGCGCCGCGTCGCGGACCTGTTGCAGCGCGATCGTGAGGCGATCGGGCTGCTGGAGAGCCGCGACGCGGGCAAGACCCTGGAAGAGGGGCGCGTCGACGTCGACTGCGTCACCGACGCCTTCCGCTACTTCGCCGACCTCGTCGTGAACGAGAGCGGCGGCCGGGTCGTCGACGCCGGGACCCCGGACGTCCACAGCGTGGTCGTCCACGAGCCCGTCGGGGTCTGCGCCCTGATCACCCCCTGGAACTACCCCCTGCTCCAGGCCAGCTGGAAGATCGCCCCGGCGCTCGCCGCGGGCAACACCTTCGTCCTCAAGCCGAGCGAGATCACCCCGCTCACCACCGTCGCCCTCATCAGGCTGCTCGTGGAAGCCGGACTCCCCGCCGGGGTCGCCAACCTCGTCACCGGCGCCGGAGACCCCGTCGGCGCCCGCATGTCCGAGCACCCGGACGTCGACCTCGTGTCGTTCACCGGCGGACTCGCCAGCGGTACGAAGGTGATGCGCGCCGCCGCCGACTCCGTCAAGAAGGTCGCCCTCGAACTGGGCGGCAAGAACCCCAACGTGGTCTTCGCCGACGCCTGCGCCACCGAAGAGGGCTTCGACACCGCCGTCGACCAGGCACTCAACGCCGCGTTCATCCACAGCGGCCAGGTCTGCTCGGCCGGCTCCCGGCTCATCGTCGAGGAGTCGCTGCGCGAGCGGTTCGTCGCCGAACTCGCCCGCCGCGCCGAGAAGATCCGCATCGGCCGGGGCACCGACAAGGGTGTCGAATGCGGTCCCCTCGTCTCGGCGCGGCAGCGCGAGAGGACCGAGGAGTACGTCGCCTCCGCCCTCGCCGAGGGCGCCGTACTGCGCGCGGGCGGCGAACGCCCCCGCGGCGAGGCGTACGGCGACGGCTACTTCTACCGCCCGACCGTCCTGGACCGCTGCCACCGCTCCATGCGGGTCGTGCGCGAAGAGGTCTTCGGCCCGGTCCTCACCGTCGAGACGTTCCGTACGGAGGAGGAGGCCGTCGCCCTCGCCAACGACACGGAGTACGGGCTGGCCGGCGCCGTCTGGACCGCCGACGCCGGACGGGCGCGCCGGGTGGCGGGGCGGCTGCGCCACGGCACCGTCTGGATCAACGACTTCCACCCCTACCTCCCGCAGGCGGAGTGGGGCGGGTTCGGCAAGAGCGGCATCGGCCGCGAGCTGGGCCCGGCGGGACTCGCCGAGTACCGCGAGTCCAAGCACGTCTACCAGAACCTCGCCCCGCGCCCCGTGCGCTGGTTCGCGGGCTGA
- a CDS encoding quaternary amine ABC transporter ATP-binding protein gives MNPEPTNPEPTNAEPTNAEPTNAEPTNAEPTNPNEQSQPPVFSVRGLWKVFGPKAERIPGSEHAGLSPAELRERTGCTAAVRDVSFDVRKGEVFVVMGLSGSGKSTLVRCLTRLIEPTSGVVEIDGEDVLSMDRTRLRELRRHRASMVFQHFGLLPHRSVLDNVAYGLEIQGMGRAERRARAAEVVAKVGLEGLEERRPGQLSGGQQQRVGLARALAVDPEVLLFDEPFSALDPLIRRDMQDEVVRLHREEGRTMVFITHDLSEALRLGDRIALMRDGKIVQLGTPEEIVGSPADDYVRDFVRDVPREQVMSVRSAMRAGDCGGPDHPGALAPDTVVVSAIETVVRSGRAACVVEDGRCLGVVDHEGLLSVVAGVTAGKAAA, from the coding sequence ATGAACCCCGAACCGACGAACCCCGAGCCGACGAACGCCGAGCCGACGAACGCCGAGCCGACGAACGCCGAGCCGACGAACGCCGAGCCGACGAATCCGAACGAGCAGTCGCAGCCGCCCGTGTTCTCCGTACGCGGCCTGTGGAAGGTCTTCGGACCGAAGGCCGAGCGGATCCCCGGCTCCGAGCACGCCGGACTCTCCCCCGCCGAACTACGCGAGCGCACCGGCTGCACCGCCGCCGTCCGCGACGTCTCCTTCGACGTGCGCAAGGGCGAGGTATTCGTCGTCATGGGCCTGTCCGGCTCCGGCAAGTCCACCCTCGTACGCTGCCTGACCCGGCTCATCGAGCCGACCTCCGGCGTCGTCGAGATCGATGGCGAGGACGTCCTGTCCATGGACAGGACGCGGCTGCGCGAACTGCGCCGCCACCGCGCCTCCATGGTGTTCCAGCACTTCGGTCTGCTCCCGCACCGCTCCGTCCTCGACAACGTCGCCTACGGCCTGGAGATCCAGGGCATGGGCCGCGCCGAGCGGCGCGCGAGGGCCGCCGAGGTCGTCGCCAAGGTGGGCCTGGAAGGCCTGGAGGAGCGCAGGCCCGGTCAGCTCTCCGGCGGTCAGCAGCAGCGCGTCGGACTGGCGCGCGCCCTCGCCGTCGACCCCGAAGTGCTGCTGTTCGACGAGCCGTTCAGCGCGCTCGACCCGCTGATCCGGCGCGACATGCAGGACGAGGTCGTCCGGCTGCACCGCGAGGAGGGCCGCACGATGGTCTTCATCACCCACGACCTGAGCGAGGCCCTGCGCCTCGGGGACCGGATCGCGCTCATGCGGGACGGGAAGATCGTGCAGCTCGGCACCCCCGAGGAGATCGTCGGCTCGCCCGCCGACGACTACGTACGGGACTTCGTCCGCGACGTGCCGCGCGAGCAGGTCATGTCCGTCCGGAGCGCCATGCGCGCCGGTGACTGCGGCGGCCCGGACCACCCCGGCGCCCTCGCCCCCGACACGGTCGTCGTCTCCGCCATCGAGACCGTCGTCCGCAGTGGCCGGGCGGCCTGCGTCGTCGAGGACGGGCGCTGCCTCGGCGTCGTCGACCACGAGGGGCTGCTGTCCGTCGTCGCGGGCGTCACCGCCGGGAAGGCGGCGGCATGA